In Pseudochaenichthys georgianus chromosome 6, fPseGeo1.2, whole genome shotgun sequence, a single window of DNA contains:
- the LOC117447514 gene encoding LOW QUALITY PROTEIN: high mobility group protein 20A-like (The sequence of the model RefSeq protein was modified relative to this genomic sequence to represent the inferred CDS: deleted 2 bases in 2 codons) → MEEQTASPGANADNNGQRNGDEKPRRGNWTKGRKRKKPMKDSNAPKAPLTGYVRFMNDRREQLRAERPDVPFPEITRMLGNEWSKLPPEEKQRYLDEAERDKERYMQELEKYQKTEAYKHFTRKVQEKQKGKRHRGGGWHQVANEALHEKEGEGKDRTVFDIPIFTEEFLNHSKAREAEMRQLRKTNMEYEERNAALQKHVESMRGAVERLEGDVMQERGRNGLLHQHLETLRQALTSSFSSVPLPASGETPTLDSIDSYMKKLHSIIVSCPQEHENLINTVRDVVNRLDR, encoded by the exons ATGGAGGAGCAGACCGCCTCTCCTGGAGCCAACGCCGACAACAACGGCCAGAGAAATGGAGACGAG AAGCCCCGACGTGGCAACTGGACcaaggggaggaagaggaagaagccGATGAAGGACAGCAACGCACCCAAGGCCCCCCTCACGGGCTACGTCCGCTTCATGAACGACAGACGGGAGCAGCTTCGGGCCGAGCGTCCGGACGTGCCCTTCCCAGAGATCACCAGGATGCTGGGCAACGAGTGGAGCAAGCTGCCCCCCGAGGAGAAGCAG CGATACTTGGATGAGGCGGAGCGAGATAAGGAGCGCTACATGCAGGAGCTGGAGAAGTACCAGAAGACGGAGGCCTACAAACATTTCACCAGGAAG GTTCAGGAGAAGCAGAAAGGCAAGCGACACAGGGGAGGTG GCTGGCACCAGGTAGCCAACGAAGCTCTTCACGAG AAGGAGGGTGAAGGGAAGGACAGA ACTGTGTTCGACATACCGATCTTCACCGAGGAGTTCCTCAACCACAGCAAAG CGCGCGAGGCTGAGATGCGGCAGCTGCGAAAGACCAACATGGAGTACGAGGAGCGTAACGCGGCGCTGCAGAAACACGTGGAGAGCATGCGCGGCGCCGTGGAGAGGCTGGAGGGCGACGtgatgcaggagaggggacGCAACGGGCTGCTCCACCAGCACCTGGAGACCCTGAGACAGGCGCTCACCTCCAGCTTCTCCTCCGTGCCTCTGCCAG CGAGTGGAGAGACGCCCACTCTGGACAGCATCGACTCCTACATGAAGAAGCTCCACAGCATCATCGTCAGCTGCCCCCAGGAGCACGAGAATCTCATCAACACTGTGAGGGACGTGGTCAACCGTCTGGACAGGTGA